The Ooceraea biroi isolate clonal line C1 chromosome 1, Obir_v5.4, whole genome shotgun sequence genome has a window encoding:
- the LOC105286771 gene encoding dmX-like protein 2 isoform X3 gives MNCHQILSGACNAGDRCYAVGSVEGISFTAYAAGCNIVILANNFERVQIIPGAVHNYIRISCLDCSTDTGKIAAAYENQVCIFEPTPLIHSTCSHQLEYRWVQTGSLQTESNITSLSWNLEGTRLLTGGELLQLWHQNIMPFQEEHAILPTATKPKTLQTEEASTTGSNHNVTANTSQDPGTVTFSIGGEAESPGPGDTSNDPGGWNCVWKCRTATPVHLMSFSPDGTLFATTGMNDRLVKIWFENKQLFPARSIDHTNFCQSVSNDNYSFVYVAHPRAVTHLSWRKTSKYMPKGSVSNMLVTSCRDNICRVWAETIPPEIEGLANMSQFEGSDRHGHHGKHRHHNMHKHRFMQRLKHMKTCFHIRRHAKQQHQAGHTLAPTLPTLPSTYSVHDFHNNYQTSGHYPGMHFHLAASINAETDIPLVPSLITGDPEREPNFILHWLNNKEMHFTMQAENILQELTRKVVEKEEGLQHQDAEHVEHDSEDECTKKGVRLQTQAQKQVVGGRSMSQEDHSSDEHHTAHTTSSHHSLVHSVHSHPSLSNTTSINSIATDATSTMNHAPDSLDTKIETLLRDWHHNPDLLFSIHPIDGSFLIWHIEWLDEYHPGSFRQAQISFSTRIPNAFPLGDASTMSHNVSMYSHNTGGPLLNIREVAKSSSKPADPSEVATPLPSLIEQDEEQSTLTSKTGQELLKNLENANDQNQTKTEGSALESNKNGQDADLLAHPSPIVSMVSKHSNGTLNLWQLTFADKTKFSQVLSIGHACRASGHRFRVNDITCHPVLPLLVTTSHHNIPEFSGTQSSESIETVSGSKHDTCKGKDIMSPTGFCSELILWRVDAVGPLSKSGGVSELARINSPEISAFSNVAWIPTLLPSTTLGNLSNSPSACFVASDGECLRVYQAVIDARTLLAEVSISERRSRMMDSMASLSTDMSSDDGIRHSIHDRIKIVSQQSTARPGCVIQLDAIADATHDWQNTQFLHVFQEQLITGERNDEKLPGVDTSSNDLGLMESTLDAMVDLQQSAIFEEPFYIVVLERTQQGTTVHMWRLVIASQPESTGLSGSMMYVPDSHLVQDEDDEGTPGRLGHEGRRSRRTSQTGGRSRRESQADFDSTFLPRRHQSHVLITTTKVCTQELPLPDGVEVIHAAPAAGHLSSSSIYPACFAPYIIVTACSDSTVRFWKCKVTKKPDDKLDYEWCEWEMTRKDQESTIDITGQPLNISAAYSGRIACAYKYGKSFTRPTKNDPDSRYVNLCVAIYECESTGGSEWILEDTIHLKNIHLPRIPVDQHLDLSYLYDSRFLQKKQRLTQVLQTLSHEDIRSSRNGENGDSTKANAGLLAVPSFSTLQSLRKSIIENGNTCPLTQKHLVQLDWVSKEDGSHILTVGVGSKIMLFTPVCSDLAQANMKAMKESQSNNRPILRKTSSLAQPQFVDEIRWMKLRKIELMTADGLPPLPMQISWVRDGILVVGMDSEMHVYSQWKPNPKNDCFHSNLQHQESDEFQASRNLRDEDLRTLAHETSQRRLANVSSMPHLSRVSSINLTMLDAKKKRGIQTENLSFDYMPDYGLFEASRIACPVLPQYHPKQLMELLNSGKIRWVKAILAHLVRCIGSSCSLRADDENLVKQRSGWSRSRTMSVSYVGTTSPLEPRGSTTQIPEELTLDYAEITSISPLPLWTLLMADKETNLPHQQNEDKHDYNELFDSNVDEGESLDDMLDEDYERSRQKDRRSSVPERQGISHFGPRQGRLLSRLLTHTHLPGLSSLDQMHLLALADTVSTCNVDFAERFAIDAAKNAIAKENLTGIPDGETVSTDSLDDCGLRFLLAMKHYNYLIRCLPLAQRAQFQKQGIASNNLVWAFHSESEEELLGLIPSYAKGQPKWSVLKELGVGWWIKSNTVLKKCVEKIAKAAFQHKQDPLDAAIYYLAMKKKNLVWGLFRNKRDDRMTTFFSNNFAENRWRKAALKNAFALLGKQRFEHAAAFFLLAGALKDAIDVCLSKLNDIQLAMVIARLYENDTSSPNMRRLLYEEILGCDKDGQNQDMSKVHPDPFLRSMALWILKDHSGSLNTLLLTNVGHMHPQYNDESDKPEGTTANPNVFNFYVYLRTHPLLIRQYIAVTAQDKKKGHSVVISGFSYGTETKSQPDKQLMLEDTITPLERQLYFTTAHAHFKAGCPALALEVLSKLPNKVMDTNGEDSPSLLSSPNKSKAQDTQIDTGIINWGNTSNGINDNKETATAVDWGTPSFDWSQSTKRMEEDKLELNWDDDEVGESEDIDSPPMSMKLDKKKEDKIEHKTEDDNKDAAKSAGQLDIMAQQLKFVACLKILMEELSTLATGFEVDGGQLRYQLYVWLEREVDALRQLCSYSTNADGDVNNASEYEGGMVDDVPPYKPGEQPTLHQILVAEKLDFEAKVQRAAKRKKWLKANETLLRTLLSYCSLHGASGGGLASVRMELVLLLQELQQEKTQQQLLSPLPFPTTLPLLSASVACNKTVVADPVRHLQSHAHDMLQTLVELRNPPMPNRNTHYCEVFIMRDLAVALSACIYQSLCDSDTFVMKHHQPESFPAVAEVETFSGGHLVASNRYHRRYSTDDGVCITTSPSKWPGVTNLRALLAREKDEDTPKLNILLCEAFVATYMSLFIYALSSCDSHILYRLVGQHFDNNTWSCLFGGGVKKLLRVASTSSQGGSTTNIERGDSVASEIQSTASGVWNTMTSLTKQRVKLNMKLLGPFTGQQPNMKEDKPTYREQFVSPQMSMISYFLMKPRIETEYADEIDYDSSDSAVSDLDSTDDEEDVFDTNTKPKSKPKDNTEHSNSNSYSWSVMRLAIVKILQQQLQDFLTVAGIEMQELPVSSPLIHGTLGIVAQWQDSLREELELKGPPAATYIPGCAPDPSPTPGKPAIHKYRSLLEKGNTPFNTRLASAAPANRLWCYLVRQELVQDIFIRAVFGKRRSLSTILESAQSIVDGVHRGTGEDKGSDSGTTSLPEPVRIIHKEQDSISAFCLNQVNPGLMALATPREVQEMNISLLLELPSWLEDECEFDIINLNKQPDPEPVQPTSFLVIQTAADRPLLAQSPQTNSPQPHSGIASQSGRGASVMKGMPAFPGSHDLRFCQFVADRSKHLLKPILKHKIDGIRRISSHPLLPLYLTGSQDGSVSLWEWGHQTAVATPRAPGTFAKVTRVRFSQHGNKFGVADSDGHLSLFQVACREGTARPFFTYQCHSKVTSDFVFLGACSLVATAGHGSEGRNVALWDTLLPQNKSLVQGFMCHEQGASALILAPQHQLLISGGKKGDINIFDVRQRQQRHRFQAHESAIKCLALDPHEEFFVSGAGDGDIKIWGLTVHSLLYSFPGEHPRSSFFKNIGQGVTQLHVDSAGRLFSCGADGSMKVRQLPERDCVVQALY, from the exons GCGTATGCTGCTGGCTGTAATATTGTGATTTTGGCCAACAATTTTGAACGAGTTCAGATAATCCCTGGAGCTGTACACAACTATATTAGAATCAGTTGTCTGGACTGCAGTACCGACACAGGAAAGATAGCTGCTGCTTATGAAAATCAAGTTTGCATATTTGAACCAACGCCGCTTATACACAGCACTTGCTCACAt caattGGAATACAGATGGGTTCAAACAGGAAGTCTGCAAACAGAATCAAACATCACCTCTCTGTCATGGAATTTAGAAGGCACAAGACTGTTAACAGGTGGCGAGTTGTTACAATTGTGGCATCAAAATATCATGCCGTTTCAAGAAGAGCACG CAATATTACCTACAGCTACAAAACCAAAAACATTACAAACAGAAGAAGCAAGCACTACTGGAAGCAATCATAATGTTACGGCAAACACTTCTCAGGATC CTGGTACGGTAACGTTTTCGATTGGAGGAGAAGCTGAGAGCCCCGGACCTGGAGACACATCCAATGATCCAGGCGGATGGAACTGTGTATGGAAATGTCGTACGGCCACACCAGTCCATCTTATGAGTTTCAGTCCTGATGGTACTCTATTCGCAACAACAGGAATGAATGATAGATTGGTTAAAATATGGTTCGAGAATAAACAAT TATTTCCAGCAAGAAGTATAGATCATACAAATTTCTGTCAGTCCGTGAGTAACGACAATTATAGTTTCGTTTATGTTGCACACCCACGTGCAGTAACTCATCTCTCCTGGCGCAAGACAAGTAAATACATGCCGAA AGGCTCCGTATCCAATATGCTGGTCACCTCGTGTCGTGACAATATCTGCCGAGTGTGGGCAGAGACGATACCTCCCGAGATCGAAGGTTTAGCTAATATGAGCCAGTTTGAAGGTTCCGATAGGCATGGTCATCATGGAAAACATCGTCATCATAACATGCACAAGCACCGATTTATGCAACGTCTCAAGCACATGaa AACGTGTTTTCATATTCGACGACATGCCAAGCAGCAACATCAAGCTGGACATACGCTGGCACCGACTCTACCAACTCTCCCATCTACGTATTCTGTACAtgattttcataataattatcaaaccTCTGGTCATTATCCGGGAATGCATTTTCACTTAGCAGCTAGCATCAATGCAGAAACTG ATATACCGCTAGTACCAAGCCTAATTACCGGAGATCCTGAAAGAGAACCGAATTTTATCTTACACTggctaaataataaagaaatgcacTTCACCATGCAAGCCGAGAACATATTGCAGGAGTTAACGCGTAAGGTAgtggagaaggaggaaggtTTACAGCACCAGGATGCTGAACACGTGGAACATGATTCCGAGGATGAGTGTACGA AAAAGGGAGTTCGGCTGCAAACGCAAGCCCAAAAGCAAGTCGTCGGTGGACGATCAATGAGCCAAGAAGATCACAGTAGTGATGAACATCACACCGCACATACTACCTCATCTCATCACAGTCTGGTACACAGCGTGCATTCTCATCCAAGTCTTAG CAATACAACTTCCATCAATTCCATAGCAACAGATGCAACGTCCACCATGAACCATGCACCAGACTCACTGGATACGAAAATAGAAACGCTGTTACGCGATTGGCATCATAATCCGGACTTGCTATTCTCGATACATCCGATAGACGGCAGTTTTTTGATCTGGCACATTGAATGGCTGGACGAATATCATCCCGGATCCTTCCGACAAGCGCAAATCTCATTTTCCACTCGTATTCCGAACGCGTTCCCGCTCGGCGATGCGTCAACAATGAGTCACAATGTGTCGATGTACTCTCACAACACCGGTGGGCCCTTGCTGAATATCCGCGAAGTCGCGAAATCGTCGTCGAAGCCGGCCGATCCCAGCGAAGTCGCAACGCCTTTACCTAGTCTTATAGAACAAGATGAGGAGCAATCCACTCTGACTTCGAAGACGGGTCaggaattattgaaaaatctgGAGAACGCGAACGATCAGAATCAAACGAAAACTGAAGGCAGCGCATTAGAGAGCAATAAAAATGGGCAGGATGCAGATCTGTTGGCTCATCCTAGTCCGATTGTTTCGATGGTGTCGAAGCACTCCAATGGCACTCTGAATTTATGGCAGTTGACGTTCGCGGATAAAACGAAATTCTCACAAGTTCTGAGCATAGGCCACGCGTGCAGGGCTTCCGGGCACCGTTTCCGCGTGAACGATATCACTTGTCATCCCGTTCTGCCTCTGCTCGTAACGACCTCCCATCATAACATACCGGAATTTTCCGGTACACAGTCCTCAGAGTCTATCGAGACCGTGAGCGGCAGCAAACACGATACCTGTAAGGGTAAAGACATCATGTCGCCTACTGGCTTTTGCAGCGAATTGATATTGTGGCGAGTAGACGCCGTGGGACCTCTGTCAAAGAGCGGCGGAGTTTCCGAATTGGCGCGTATCAACTCGCCCGAAATATCGGCATTCAGTAATGTAGCTTGGATCCCGACATTATTGCCGAGCACGACACTGGGAAACTTGTCTAACTCGCCCAGTGCCTGCTTCGTAGCCAGCGACGGGGAGTGCCTAAGGGTCTACCAGGCTGTCATCGATGCCAGAACGTTACTGGCGGAAGTATCGATCAGCGAAAGAAGAAGTAGAATGATGGATTCGATGGCCAGTCTTTCGACGGACATGTCGTCGGACGACGGCATCAGGCACTCCATCCACGACAGAATAAAAATAGTGTCACAACAGTCGACCGCAAGACCGGGATGCGTTATACAGCTGGACGCTATTGCCGACGCCACGCACGATTGGCAGAACACGCAGTTTCTTCATGTCTTTCAAGAACAACTGATCACCGGTGAGAGAAACGATGAGAAGCTACCTGGCGTCGACACGTCGTCCAACGATTTGGGGCTGATGGAATCGACATTAGATGCCATGGTGGATTTACAACAGTCGGCGATCTTCGAGGAGCCGTTCTACATAGTGGTTCTCGAACGTACGCAACAGGGCACTACCGTGCATATGTGGCGACTGGTGATAGCGTCGCAACCGGAAAGTACTGGCTTATCGGGTTCGATGATGTACGTACCGGATTCCCATTTGGTccaggacgaggacgacgaaggTACACCTGGTAGACTGGGCCACGAAGGCAGACGATCACGTAGAACTAGTCAGACTGGCGGTCGGAGTCGACGTGAAAGCCAGGCCGATTTCGATTCGACATTTCTCCCCCGTCGCCATCAGAGTCATGTTCTTATCACCACTACGAAAGTTTGCACGCAGGAATTGCCGTTACCTGACGGAGTTGAGGTAATTCATGCCGCACCTGCTGCGGGACATTTGAGTAGCTCGTCGATTTATCCCGCCTGTTTTGCGCCATACATTATTGTAACAGCGTGCAGCGACAGCACCGTGCGCTTTTGGAAGTGTAAAGTAACAAAGAAGCCGGACGACAAGCTAGATTACGAGTGGTGCGAATGGGAGATGACGAGGAAAGATCAGGAATCCACTATCGACATCACCGGCCAGCCGTTGAACATAAGCGCGGCCTACAGTGGGCGCATCGCCTGCGCTTACAAGTATGGAAAGTCGTTTACGCGTCCTACGAAAAACGATCCGGATTCGCGCTACGTGAACCTCTGTGTCGCCATATACGAGTGCGAGAGCACGGGCGGCAGCGAGTGGATCCTCGAGGACACGATCCACCTGAAAAATATCCATCTACCGAGAATACCAGTCGATCAGCATCTGGATCTCAGTTATTTGTACGACAGTAGATTTTTGCAAAAGAAACAGCGGCTCACTCAGGTGTTGCAGACTCTCAGCCACGAGGATATACGGTCCTCGAGAAACGGGGAAAACGGCGATTCAACGAAAGCGAACGCTGGCTTATTAGCAGTTCCGTCGTTCAGTACTCTGCAATCTTTACGCAAGTCGATCATAGAGAATGGTAACACATGTCCGCTCACGCAGAAGCATCTGGTACAGCTTGATTGGGTCTCGAAAGAAGATGGTTCGCATATTTTGACCGTGGGCGTCGGGTCCAAGATCATGCTATTCACTCCTGTATGTTCGGATTTGGCGCAAGCTAATATGAAGGCAATGAAGGAATCTCAGAGTAACAATAGACCGATATTGAGAAAGACCTCATCACTGGCTCAACCACAATTCGTTGATGAGATTCGGTGGATGAAGTTGCGCAAGATCGAACTGATGACGGCGGACGGCCTACCACCCCTGCCTATGCAGATATCCTGGGTACGCGATGGCATCCTGGTTGTAGGCATGGATTCCGAGATGCACGTGTACTCGCAGTGGAAGCCGAATCCGAAGAACGATTGCTTCCACTCGAATCTGCAGCATCAAGAGTCCGATGAGTTTCAGGCGAGTCGCAACTTACGCGACGAGGATCTGCGCACATTAGCACACGAGACGTCTCAACGGCGATTGGCGAATGTGTCTTCCATGCCGCATCTGTCGCGCGTTAGCAGCATCAATCTGACGATGTTGGACGCTAAGAAGAAACGCGGTATACAAACTGAAAACTTGAGTTTCGACTACATGCCGGATTACGGATTGTTCGAGGCATCACGGATAGCTTGCCCGGTTTTGCCACAGTATCATCCCAAGCAGTTGATGGAGCTGCTAAACTCAGGGAAGATCAGATGGGTGAAGGCTATATTGGCGCATTTGGTGCGATGTATAGGCAGCTCCTGTTCCCTACGGGCGGATGATGAAAACCTAGTGAAACAGCGCAGTGGATGGTCACGATCGAGGACAATGTCGGTAAGTTACGTGGGCACAACGTCGCCGCTCGAACCAAGGGGCTCAACTACGCAAATCCCGGAGGAATTGACGCTGGATTACGCAGAGATCACGTCCATCTCCCCGCTTCCATTGTGGACCCTACTGATGGCCGATAAAGAAACCAATCTGCCCCATCAGCAGAACGAGGACAAGCACGATTACAACGAATTATTCGACAGTAATGTGGACGAGGGAGAATCGTTGGACGATATGTTAGACGAGGATTATGAGCGTTCGCGGCAAAAGGATAGACGATCTTCGGTGCCAGAAAGGCAAGGAATATCCCACTTCGGTCCTAGGCAGGGCAGACTGTTGTCGCGTCTCTTGACTCACACTCATCTCCCAGGATTGTCTAGTCTCGATCAGATGCATCTGCTCGCCCTGGCGGACACCGTGTCGACGTGCAACGTCGATTTCGCAGAAAGATTCGCAATTGACGCGGCAAAAAACGCGATCGCCAAAGAGAATCTAACGGGTATTCCGGACGGCGAAACTGTCTCTACCGATTCGTTGGATGACTGCGGCCTCAGATTCCTGTTGGCAATGAAGCACTATAATTATCTGATACGCTGTCTGCCGCTGGCGCAAAGAGCGCAATTTCAGAAACAGGGTATAGCATCGAACAATCTCGTGTGGGCGTTCCATTCCGAATCTGAGGAAGAGTTGCTGGGATTAATACCTTCTTATGCCAAAGGTCAACCAAAGTGGTCCGTGCTGAAGGAACTCGGCGTGGGCTGGTGGATCAAGAGTAATACGGTGCTTAAAAAATGCGTAGAAAAAATAGCGAAAGCTGCTTTCCAGCATAAGCAGGATCCTTTAGACGCGGCAATCTATTACTTAGcgatgaaaaagaagaatttagTATGGGGTCTGTTTAGAAATAAACGGGACGACAGGATGACGACCTTTTTCTCAAATAATTTCGCCGAAAACCGGTGGAGGAAGGCGGCTCTGAAGAATGCTTTCGCTCTGCTTGGAAAGCAACGATTTGAACATGCGGCGGCGTTCTTTTTGCTAGCTGGTGCGCTAAAGGACGCTATCGATGTGTGCTTGAGTAAACTTAACGACATTCAGCTCGCGATGGTAATAGCCCGGCTTTACGAAAACGATACGTCGTCGCCTAACATGAGAAGATTGTTGTACGAGGAGATCCTAGGCTGCGACAAAGATGGACAAAATCAAGATATGAGCAAGGTACATCCTGATCCTTTCTTGCGTAGTATGGCCCTATGGATTTTAAAGGATCATTCCGGTTCGCTTAACACTTTACTTCTGACCAATGTCGGTCACATGCATCCACAATATAACGATGAGTCTGACAAACCGGAGGGAACGACGG cgAATCCAAATGTTTTCAATTTCTACGTTTATCTTCGTACACATCCATTACTAATCAGACAATACATTGCGGTCACCGCGCAAGATAAGAAGAAGGGACATTCAGTAGTGATATCGGGCTTCAGTTACGGCACGGAGACGAAGAGTCAACCAGACAAACAATTAATGTTAGAAGACACCATTACTCCGTTGGAAAGGCAGCTGTACTTTACAACAGCACACGCACACTTTAAGGCTGGCTGTCCAGCTCTCGCTCTTGAGGTTTTGTCCAAACTACCAAATAAAGTAATGGATACAAATGGCGAGGATTCTCCTA GCTTACTAAGCAGTCCAAATAAGTCCAAAGCTCAGGATACTCAAATAGATACCGGTATTATTAACTGGGGAAATACATCAAATGGAATAAACGACAATAAAG AAACAGCCACCGCTGTAGATTGGGGTACGCCGTCATTTGACTGGTCTCAGAGTACTAAGCGCATGGAAGAGGATAAACTAGAATTAAACTGGGACGATGATGAAGTGGGCGAAAGCGAGGACATCGATAGTCCTCCCATGAGCATGAAACTCGACAAGAAAAAAGAGGATAAAATAGAGCATAAAACAGAGGATGATAACA AAGACGCGGCAAAGTCAGCTGGTCAATTGGACATTATGGCACAGCAATTGAAATTCGTTGCTTGCTTGAAGATCTTAATGGAGGAACTGTCTACGTTAGCAACAGGTTTTGAGGTGGACGGTGGTCAATTGCGATATCAATTGTATGTGTGGTTGGAGCGAGAGGTTGATGCACTGAGACAGCTTTGCAGCTATAGCACTAACGCAGATGGAGATGTGAACAACGCATCAGAgt ATGAAGGTGGTATGGTTGATGATGTTCCTCCATACAAACCTGGTGAGCAACCAACATTACATCAGATACTAGTGGCAGAAAAATTGGACTTTGAAGCTAAAGTACAGAGAGCTgctaaaagaaagaaatggcTGAAAg CTAACGAAACGTTATTGAGGACACTGTTATCATACTGTTCGTTGCATGGTGCATCGGGTGGAGGCCTAGCATCAGTAAGAATGGAATTGGTGCTTTTGCTACAGGAATTGCAACAGGAGAAGACTCAACAACAATTGCTCAGTCCCCTTCCTTTCCCCACTACGTTACCTCTGTTAAGCGCCAGTGTTGCTTGCAATAAGACCGTCGTGGCTGATCCGGTTCGACACTTGCAG TCTCACGCACATGATATGCTGCAAACATTGGTAGAACTGCGCAATCCGCCGATGCCTAATAGAAACACGCACTACTGTGAAGTATTTATTATGAGGGACTTAGCGGTGGCGCTTAGCGCTTGTATTTATCAGTCGCTCTGTGACTCGGATACGTTCGTTATGAAACATCATCAGCCGGAAAG TTTCCCGGCTGTTGCCGAAGTGGAAACGTTCTCGGGTGGCCATTTAGTTGCCTCGAACAGATATCACCGACGATATTCGACAGACGATGGTGTATGCATAACTACGTCGCCTTCTAAGTGGCCAGGAGTCACAAATTTGCGCGCATTGCTAGCTAGGGAGAAAGACGAAGACACCCCGAAGCTGAACATTTTGCTCTGCGAGGCTTTCGTGGCGACGTACATGAGCCTTTTTATCTACGCTTTGTCCAGTTGCGATAGCCATATCTTGTACAGACTAGTAGGACAACACTTTGACAATAATACATGGTCCTGCCTCTTTGGCGGTGGAGTCAAGAAATTGTTGCGCGTAGCAAGTACTAGTAGCCAG GGCGGTAGTACGACTAACATCGAACGGGGCGATAGCGTAGCGAGCGAGATCCAAAGCACCGCCAGCGGCGTATGGAACACCATGACGTCATTGACTAAACAGCGCGTCAAGCTTAACATGAAGCTGTTGGGGCCATTTACGGGACAACAACCGAATATGAAGGAAGATAAACCTACGTACAGAGAACAATTTGTTTCGCCCCAAATGAGCatgatttcttattttctcaTGAAG CCACGCATAGAGACCGAATACGCGGACGAAATTGATTATGATTCCTCTGATTCTGCGGTCTCGGACTTGGATTCTAcagacgacgaggaggacgtATTCGATACGAATACAAAGCCAAAGAGCAAACCAAAGGATAATACAGAACATAGCAATTCTAATTCGTACAGTTGGAGCGTTATGAGATTAGCAATAGTTAAAATACTACAACAACAATTGCAAGATTTTCTGACTGTCGCCGGCATAGAAATGCAAG aaTTACCTGTAAGTAGTCCACTAATCCACGGTACACTGGGCATTGTTGCACAGTGGCAAGATTCCTTACGCGAAGAATTGGAACTTAAGGGTCCACCAGCAGCGACTTACATACCTGGCTGTGCACCAGATCCTTCTCCTACACCTGGAAAGCCAGCGATTCATAAGTATCGATCCTTATTGGAAAAAGGAAACACACCCTTTAA CACACGATTGGCGTCTGCAGCACCTGCCAATCGCTTATGGTGTTACCTAGTTAGACAGGAATTGGTACAAGATATTTTCATTCGCGCAGTGTTTGGCAAACGAAGATCCCTGTCAACAATACTTGAAAGTGCCCAATCGATCGTTGACGGTGTACATCGAGGAACTGGAGAGGATAAGGGTAGTGACAGTGGTACTACAAGCTTGCCAGAACCAGTTAGAATTATTCACAAAGAACAAGATAGCATCAGTGCCTTCTGTCTTAATCAG GTAAATCCAGGTTTAATGGCCCTTGCTACACCACGGGAAGTGCAAGAAATGAACATTTCCTTGCTCCTAGAACTTCCATCGTGGCTGGAAGATGAATGTGAATTCGATATTATTAACTTGAATAAGCAACCTGATCCAGAACCTGTACAGCCAACCAGTTTCTTAGTCATACAA ACAGCAGCAGATCGTCCGTTGCTGGCACAGAGTCCTCAGACGAACAGTCCTCAGCCTCACTCAGGTATAGCCAGTCAAAGTGGACGTGGCGCGAGCGTG ATGAAGGGGATGCCTGCTTTTCCTGGCTCCCACGACCTGCGTTTCTGTCAATTTGTTGCTGATAGGAGCAAACACTTGTTAAAGCCG ATTCTGAAGCACAAAATCGATGGAATTAGAAGAATTTCTTCACATCCGCTTTTACCGCTTT ATTTAACCGGATCACAAGATGGCTCTGTGTCGTTATGGGAATGGGGACACCAGACAGCTGTCGCTACTCCAAGAGCGCCTGGAACCTTCGCTAAAGTGACCCGCGTGCGATTTTCTCAACACGGCAACAAATTCGGCGTGGCCGATTCCGATGGTCATCTGAGTCTATTTCAAGTTGCCTGCCGCGAAGGAACGGCTCGACCATTCTTC ACGTATCAATGCCACAGTAAAGTGACCTCGGACTTTGTCTTCCTCGGCGCGTGCAGTCTCGTAGCCACCGCAGGTCACGGCTCGGAAGGCCGGAATGTAGCATTGTGGGACACACTGCTTCCACAAAACAAGTCTCTTGTACAAG GCTTCATGTGTCATGAACAAGGAGCGAGTGCGTTAATACTGGCGCCGCAGCATCAATTGCTGATCAGCGGCGGCAAGAAGGGTGACATTAACATATTCGATGTGCGACAGCGGCAACAAAGGCACAGGTTCCAAGCGCACGAATCGGCTATAAAGTGTTTAGCGCTTGATCCACACGAGGAATTTTTCGTCAGTGGAGCAGGTGATGGTGACATTAAG ATATGGGGGTTGACCGTCCATTCCCTCTTGTACTCATTTCCTGGTGAGCATCCACGGTCCAGCTTCTTCAAGAACATAGGACAG GGTGTTACCCAGTTACACGTGGACTCCGCGGGTCGACTGTTCTCATGCGGAGCGGATGGTTCGATGAAAGTCCGTCAACTGCCAGAACGCGATTGTGTAGTACAAGCGCTTTATTAG